Proteins encoded in a region of the Drosophila busckii strain San Diego stock center, stock number 13000-0081.31 chromosome 2L, ASM1175060v1, whole genome shotgun sequence genome:
- the LOC108594348 gene encoding RNA-binding protein 7: MDQIAIAIQQAAIQQEMYNANAALMSPQMPMMMQMHHPPSHHMNFSMRYSLQQNGEEDYDDDDDEDDEQQRTIYCNNLDERVTEDILYEVFLQAGPIESVRIPLDNMGRQRNFGFVSYQHKCAVPFALQLFQGLELYEKKINMRSQGVDRQRDSRMQQNPFDAPQQNYHPRYSHHEAMGLGSNYNNHNDLRRRSDSAVLDNKRPRPHQHQMHHQQYNYQQHNNSNRRSDQRYNHGKRRL; encoded by the coding sequence ATGGATCAAATCGCTATTGCTATACAGCAAGCTGCGATACAGCAAGAAATGtacaatgcaaatgcagcactAATGTCTCCACAAATGCCAATGATGATGCAAATGCATCATCCACCTTCACATCATATGAACTTTTCTATGCGCTATTCACTGCAACAAAATGGTGAAGAAGATtatgatgacgacgatgatgaggatgatgagcagcagcgcacgATCTATTGCAACAATCTGGACGAGCGCGTAACGGAGGACATACTTTACGAGGTGTTTCTGCAGGCGGGACCCATAGAAAGTGTGCGCATACCACTGGACAACATGGGACGTCAGCGCAACTTTGGCTTCGTTTCATATCAGCACAAGTGTGCAGTGCCTTTTGCATTGCAGCTATTCCAGGGACTGGAACTGTATGAGAAGAAGATAAATATGAGGTCTCAAGGCGTTGATAGGCAAAGAGATTCGCGTATGCAGCAGAATCCATTTGATGCGCCCCAGCAGAATTATCATCCCAGATATAGCCACCATGAAGCAATGGGTCTTGGTAGCAATTACAACAATCACAATGATCTTCGACGTCGAAGCGACAGTGCTGTGCTCGACAACAAGCGGCCCAGACCGCATCAACATCAAATGCATCATCAGCAATATAATTatcagcagcacaacaacagcaacagacgtTCGGATCAGCGCTATAATCATGGCAAGCGCAGATTATGA
- the LOC108600703 gene encoding uncharacterized protein LOC108600703 has protein sequence MAEVPKITDFHKVVEPHLHGATLESYESSYLTKPGDNYGSIMLSIKAKIKQPNGNKEELPLIAKLPPLTNDLYWQLFHPERTCITENTVYKNLGPELDKLQLEAGVLPTKLFDGFSRYYGSRISLNENSTVVDRDALLVQENLTVRGYKPGNRHDSYDLAHTVLILHYLAKFHALPIALRLKKPKVFYEKIRPHFNKFDMNENMDPSMKDMLSTETIADVKLVAKDNEKDIKRVDELFELYNACNAGLEADDGPYTSITHMDLWINNLMVKYDETGVPAKLKFIDFQITQYESVVHDIIFLLLSSVDTKVVEENYHHLLRIYYNEFINTLNRMNVCTKAYSFESFMAEVQRVAHLQIPHALFMVKVVLADNSTLPSEFKDMDMSVLSKNRGKETILNKVADIMHLAKKFNFFY, from the exons ATGGCTGAGGTACCAAAAATCACGGACTTTCATAAAGTGGTCGAGCCCCACTTGCATGGCGCAACGCTCGAATCATATGAGAGCTCTTATCTAACCAAGCCAGGAGATAATTATGGCAGTATTatgctttcaattaaagctaaaattaagCAGCCCAATGGCAACAAAGAGGAATTACCGCTAATTGCAAAGCTGCCCCCATTAACTAACGATCTGTACTGGCAGCTCTTTCATCCAGAACGTACTTGCATCACTGAGAATACTGTCTACAAGAATTTGGGGCCCGAGCTGGACAAACTTCAACTGGAGGCCGGTGTGCTGCCCACCAAACTATTCGATGGCTTTTCTCGTTATTACGGATCACGCATATCGCTCAATGAAAACTCTACAGTAGTAGATCGAGACGCTTTATTGGTGCAGGAAAATCTTACAGTGCGAGGCTATAAGCCTGGCAACAGACACGATAGCTACGATCTGGCACACACCGTGCTTATACTACACTACTTGGCTAAGTTTCATGCCCTGCCCATAGCACTGCGCTTGAAGAAACCAAAggttttttatgaaaaaatacGCCCCCACTTTAATAAATTCGATATGAATGAAAATATGGATCCATCCATGAAAGATATGCTAAGTACTGAAACCATAGCGGATGTCAAGCTTGTAGCCAAGGACAATGAAAAGGATATCAAGCGTGTAGATGAGCTCTTCGAGCTGTATAACGCCTGTAATGCGGGATTAGAAGCGGATGATGGACCCTATACTTCAATAA ctCACATGGATCTctggataaataacttaatgGTGAAATACG ATGAGACTGGTGTACCtgctaaattaaagtttattgacTTTCAAATTACACAGTATGAGTCCGTTGTACatgatataatatttttattgttgtcgaGCGTGG ATACGAAAGTCGTGGAGGAGAACTACCATCATTTACTGCGTATATATTATAATGAATTTATCAACACATTAAACAGAATGAATGTGTGCACTAAGGCCTACAGTTTTGAAAG TTTTATGGCCGAGGTACAAAGAGTAGCCCACTTGCAGATTCCACATGCACTCTTTATGGTCAAGGTTGTGCTAGCTGACAATAGTACGCTGCCAAGTGAATTTAAGGATATGGACATGTCTGTGCTATCAAAAAACAGAGGCAAggaaacaattttaaataaggtTGCCGACATCATGCACTtggcaaaaaaatttaatttcttttattaa